The Impatiens glandulifera chromosome 8, dImpGla2.1, whole genome shotgun sequence genome includes a window with the following:
- the LOC124913156 gene encoding keratin-associated protein 19-2-like → MGLALGWAVGMLVFVLVSILGGMGFALACAIGGVVILVLVSVFREMGLTLAFAIRGVGVLVLRKGVSFGLGVGFGVFFGVGGYGVLGGWGCWSGVGFGVGFGGGGYGVLGGWGCWSGVVFGVGFGGGGYGVLGGWGCWSGANGLLMVVLVGLHVGHVKNNEA, encoded by the exons atggggttggctttgggttgGGCGGTTGGAATGCTGGTGTTTGTGTTGGTTTCTATTTtaggaggaatggggtttgctttggcTTGTGCTATTGGAGGGGTTGtgattttggttttggtttctGTTTTTAGAGAAATGGGGTTGACTTTGGCTTTTGCCATTAGAGGGGTTGGggttttggtgttg AGGAAGGGTGTTAGCTTTGGCTTgggtgttggctttggtgttTTTTTCGGTGTTGGGGGTTATGGTGTTCTTGGTGGTTggggctgttggagtggtgttggctttggtgttGGTTTCGGTGGTGGGGGTTATGGTGTTCTTGGTGGCTggggctgttggagtggtgttgtCTTTGGTGTTGGTTTCGGTGGTGGGGGTTATGGTGTTCTTGGTGGTTggggctgttggagtggt gcaaacggtcttctcatggttGTGTTGGTGGGTTTACATGTAGGACATGTGAAAAATAATGAAGCATAG